The Candidatus Methylacidiphilales bacterium genomic interval AGCCGCGTGATCTGCTGTGCCGTAGCCTTTGTGACGCGCAAAACCGTATTGAGGATAACGCTCATGCAGTTGCTCCATGATTGAATCCCGTGTCACCTTAGCAAGCACAGAAGCGGCAGCTATCGAAGGAAGTAGATCATCTCCCTTCTTAAAATAGACGGCATTCATTTCAAATTGTCTCATGGGATTTCCGTCAATCCAGAGGCCTCCTGGTTGTGCTTCAAGATTTTGAAGGGCCCGATACATCGCAAGTTGCGTTGCTTTCAAAATATCGGACGCATCTATTTCCTGAGCTGTAGCGATTGCGACACTCCATACAAGCGAAGAGGAAGTTTTGAGTTGATCTGCTACAATTTTTCTTTGGCGAGGCGAGAGCTTTTTAGAATCACGTAAAAGTGGAACTTGTTCTCGCAGTTGTTTTCGATCGCGAATTAGCACTGCAGCCGCTACAACTGGACCAGCCCATGGCCCTCGCCCTGCTTCATCGAGTCCGGCAGCGTCTGGCCATCCGTATTTCTGGAGCAATTTGGGCTCAAGCTCCCAGTCCACCACAATTGCAAAGCTTTAGGGTAACTTATTTTTTCGCCTTTTTCTCAACAGCCGATTTATCGAGAGTATCGACTGTTGTGGCCTCTTTACCTTTACGTTTCCGGATGTAGTAAAGCTTTGCTCGCCTGACTTTTCCTCGCTTCTCAACGACGAGCTTCTCTATTCGTGGTGAATGAAGCGGAAACACTCTCTCTATCCCTTCTCCAAAGCTTATGCGGCGAACCGTAAACGTCTCATTCAGTCCACTACCTCGTCGCGCAATCACTAACCCAGAGAAAACTTGGATCCGCTCTTTATCTCCTTCGATAACTCTCGTATGCACTTTTACGGAATCACCGATTGAAAATTCAGGAATTTGCGGACGAAACTGCTCTTTTTCGATTTTCTTAAGTATATCCATAATTGCCTCCTATATTTGAATTCTAAGGCTTATTTAACCTAGTTGCCTTTAGATGAGCCTGCTCTTTTCGCCAAGCACGAATTTTCTCATGATGCCCGCTGAGGAGAATTTCTGGGACTCTCCATCCGCGATATTCTGCCGGCCGAGTATATTGAGGCCCTTCTAACTCAAACGAGGACTCGCTGAAGGACTCCTCCTGAATAGATTTTTCATTCCCTAAAACACCAGGTAAGAGTCGCACCGTGGCATCAATAAGAACTGCCGCCGCCAATGCACCATTTGTTAAAACATATGGCCCAATCGAAACTTCTTGATCCACGAGATAATCAGCTACTCGTTGATCGACCCCCTCGTAATGCCCGCATATTAAAATCAAACGTTCAAGTTTAGACCATTCATAAGCAGTGGCCTGTTGAAACTGCCACCCGCTAGCCGAAAGCAGCACGACGTGCGCTTTACGGTTGTCCATAGCCCTCACTGCATCCAGAGCTTGTGCGATCACATCTACCCGCAAAACCATCCCTGGGCCTCCGCCATATGGAGCATCATCTACCGTCCTATGACGATCAAGAGCATAATCTCTTAGTTGATGAAGATACAGCTCTAGTCGCCCTTCTTTTCTTGCCCGAGCTATAATGCTCTCTGAGAGGGCTCCCTCTACAATTTGTGGGAACAGAGTGATAACATCTACACGCATCAACGCAGAAAAAACAGCACAGTTAAAACTTAGCGTTTCCCGACGATGTAGGAGGTCTGAGGCGGTATCTCGAGGACCATCTTCCCATTCTCAACCTTAACCGTTTTTCCCGATATCAGCTCTTCGTAGTCCCCATCGGAAAACTCTGGAGCAACATCAAGCGTCAGAGTAGCCGGGGATAATTTGCGATTAAACGCTACGAGCACCCGATCCTGAAAATAAGCCCGCACATACGAATACGTCTCATCTTCAAGATGAACGACTCGCCTATGACCATATCGTAGAGCCGGATGAGCGTGCCTGATCCGCGCCACTCGACTCCAATGTTCTTGCACTTGC includes:
- a CDS encoding ribonuclease HII — encoded protein: MDWELEPKLLQKYGWPDAAGLDEAGRGPWAGPVVAAAVLIRDRKQLREQVPLLRDSKKLSPRQRKIVADQLKTSSSLVWSVAIATAQEIDASDILKATQLAMYRALQNLEAQPGGLWIDGNPMRQFEMNAVYFKKGDDLLPSIAAASVLAKVTRDSIMEQLHERYPQYGFARHKGYGTADHAAALKKWGPCPEHRRSFTPVRSAACTES
- the trmD gene encoding tRNA (guanosine(37)-N1)-methyltransferase TrmD, which codes for MRVDVITLFPQIVEGALSESIIARARKEGRLELYLHQLRDYALDRHRTVDDAPYGGGPGMVLRVDVIAQALDAVRAMDNRKAHVVLLSASGWQFQQATAYEWSKLERLILICGHYEGVDQRVADYLVDQEVSIGPYVLTNGALAAAVLIDATVRLLPGVLGNEKSIQEESFSESSFELEGPQYTRPAEYRGWRVPEILLSGHHEKIRAWRKEQAHLKATRLNKP
- the rplS gene encoding 50S ribosomal protein L19; the protein is MMDILKKIEKEQFRPQIPEFSIGDSVKVHTRVIEGDKERIQVFSGLVIARRGSGLNETFTVRRISFGEGIERVFPLHSPRIEKLVVEKRGKVRRAKLYYIRKRKGKEATTVDTLDKSAVEKKAKK